A stretch of Phragmites australis chromosome 12, lpPhrAust1.1, whole genome shotgun sequence DNA encodes these proteins:
- the LOC133886769 gene encoding uncharacterized protein LOC133886769 isoform X2: MAEMVSSAVVQEAVSQVLSSMRDKYEGKSNAKEHMERMEMAHIKLEAALETSDKWNVTSAPLLRWRSKLKRAAQECDDTLRRCKQRSQGEEEGTENGVRKLTFPKRIAHTAKSFVSSIFNRGDDELSRSTVRRFEWFADGASEFLRYVELGGTPRQYMFFDPLVRHLLAGKETEYSFVRGDQHLSFFLGSFSSPEHGIEGGLTFFLEDGNAPENNFILDLHFRLSESTDIVGVVVRCLQLFTPHLRSTSETVKTKLTQLPTQDFYWAPYIDSSLKKHWNNLHNIFCKWFRPDPLCCQQHDHRHMQSYAGSNTSSSSESFPCDISLEPVTEVFLLGHVPLSPGYNKQRAVVDGETCPVRDVPYLKLGGLFSPHASAEDLLPAVGGSATEMLNGEAAQRGLYANISFEQLGEIMLPKAVDCLCQNAGATSYQMLWKSKHGEAYLRVQKTAWRATSRKGRGRNRLKRWGGVRRGITEFLGSWVAHAPAQLQGSILDWIKKESVMQLALD, from the coding sequence ATGGcagagatggtgagttccgcagtggtccaGGAGGCAGTTAGCCAAGTCCTATCTAGCATGAGGGACAAGTACGAGGGGAAGTCAAATGCAAAGGAGCACATGGAGAGGATGGAGATGGCGCACATCAAGCTGGAGGCCGCACTCGAGACATCCGACAAGTGGAACGTCACAAGCGCGCCATTGCTGCGTTGGCGGAGCAAGCTCAAGCGCGCTGCGCAGGAGTGCGACGACACACTGCGGAGGTGCAAGCAGCGCTCtcaaggagaagaggaagggacGGAGAACGGGGTAAGGAAGCTCACCTTTCCTAAACGGATTGCTCACACTGCCAAGTCGTTCGTTTCGTCCATCTTTAATCGCGGCGACGACGAGCTGAGCCGATCCACCGTTCGGCGATTCGAGTGGTTCGCAGACGGTGCTAGCGAGTTTTTGAGATATGTGGagcttggtggcacaccacgcCAATACATGTTCTTCGACCCTCTTGTGCGCCATCTTCTCGCAGGCAAAGAAACAGAGTATAGCTTTGTTCGCGGGGACCAACACCTCTCGTTTTTTCTCGGGTCCTTCAGTTCTCCCGAGCATGGGATAGAGGGTGGGCTGACATTCTTCCTCGAAGATGGTAATGCGCCAGAGAATAATTTCATTCTTGATCTTCACTTTAGACTTTCCGAGAGTACCGACATAGTTGGGGTTGTAGTCAGATGCCTGCAGCTGTTTACGCCTCACTTGAGGTCCACTTCTGAGACTGTGAAGACAAAGCTCACCCAGCTACCAACGCAAGACTTCTACTGGGCGCCATATATTGATTCAAGCCTTAAGAAACACTGGAACAATCTTCACAACATATTTTGTAAATGGTTTCGGCCAGATCCGCTTTGTTGCCAGCAACATGATCATCGGCACATGCAGAGCTACGCCGGTAGCAACACAAGCTCATCATCAGAATCATTTCCATGTGATATATCGTTGGAACCAGTTACCGAAGTGTTTTTGCTGGGCCACGTCCCACTGTCACCTGGGTACAACAAACAGAGGGCGGTCGTCGACGGCGAAACATGCCCGGTGAGAGATGTTCCATACCTGAAACTGGGAGGACTCTTCTCGCCCCATGCTTCTGCTGAAGATTTGTTGCCTGCAGTTGGGGGTTCAGCGACAGAGATGCTCAACGGGGAGGCCGCGCAACGTGGCTTGTATGCAAACATTTCCTTTGAACAGCTGGGCGAGATCATGCTACCCAAGGCGGTAGATTGCCTTTGCCAGAATGCGGGAGCGACCTCGTATCAGATGCTGTGGAAGTCCAAGCACGGCGAAGCATACCTTCGGGTCCAGAAGACCGCATGGCGAGCAACCAGTCGGAAAGGTAGGGGACGAAACCGTCTGAAACGGTGGGGCGGAGTGCGCCGAGGAATCACTGAGTTCCTCGGCTCGTGGGTTGCGCACGCGCCTGCCCAGCTGCAGGGCTCAATCTTAGACTGGATAAAAAAAGAATCAGTAATGCAGTTAGCACTTGATTAG